In Flammeovirgaceae bacterium, the sequence ATTCTGATTCCTTACAATGAAACCGACTCCCGTAACAATTTCAGAATACCCGCTTTCCACCGCCTTGATATTTCTGCCCGGCTGCAGGGCCGCACAGTAAAGAAAAACGGTAAGGTCAGAAAGAATACTGATTACTGGGTGTTTGGCTTGTATAATGTTTACGCCCGTAAAAATCCTTTCTCCATTTATTTCGCACAGGCCGATGATCGCACAGCGCCCGGTCAGGCCATAAACAGTCAGGCAACCCAACTGGCTATTATTGGCACTGTTATCCCTTCCATATCATATAACTTTAACTTTTAGCAGGATGAAAGCCGTAACGAAAATAGCATTGCTAGCTGCTGCTGCGATTTACTGGGCGTGCGAAACCGTGGTTTTCCCGGATCTGAATCCAGCCACACCAGTTTTGGTTGTCGATGCCTGGATTACCAACAAGGCGGAATCCCAGCTTATTAAACTAACTAAAACCCAACCGTATTTTGAAAACACCCTGCCGCCCGGTGTAAGCGGAGCACAGGTGGAAATTGAAGATAATGAAGGAAACCTTTTTGTATTTGAGGAGAGCGACACACTGGCCGGGCTGTATGTTTGGACACCCGGCTCCGGTGAAGTGTTTGGTGAAACCGGGCGCACCTACACCTTGCGCATCACGGCCGAAGGCGAGACGTATACATCTATTACCCGGATGGGGCGCGTGCCGCCCGTTGATAGCATTACGTTTCGGAAAGAACCCGGCAATCAATTTGTGACTGATTTATACCTGGCCGAGTTTTGGGCAACTGATCCGCTTGAGTCGGGAGATACTTACTGGATTAAAACCTATAAGAACTCAACGTTGCTGAACAAACCTTCTGAACTTAACCTGGCCTATGATGCTGGTTTTTCAAAAGGGGGGAATTTCAGCGGGTTGGTTTTTATTGCTCCTATCCGTACAGGCATTAATCCTTTCGACCAGGATGAAAAAGGTTCTATTTTATCTCCGTATGTGGTTGGCGATTCACTTTATGTTGAAATTCATTCCTTGTCGGAGGCTTCCTTCGATTTTCTTAACCAGGTAGCGTTGCAAACCGACCGGCCCGGTGGTTTTGCAGAATTGTTTGCAACTCCGCTGGCCAATGTTTCAACCAATATTAATAATGTCAATCCTACCGGTATGAAGGCCGTGGGATTTTTTAATGTTGCGGCCGTATCGGGGTTGGGAAGAAAGTTTGCCAGCCTGGACGATGTAACCGACCCAGATTAGATTCAAGAAATTATTAACACCGCCACGTCTGAAGCCTCTGCATTTTTAAATTCCTTATCTTTCGACAACACAACCATCGGTTGATTATGGATGAATTGGAAAGTGTGACGAAGAAGGGTATTTCAAAAAGAGCTGGTATTGAGCAGGCTGTTTTGTGTAAAGCTTACGAACTGATGTGTACGGCCAGGCGCATGGCCGATTTGTACGATGAAAACCGGGAGGTTTGCAGTAAGTATGTGCATAGCACGTCACGGGGGCACGAAGCCATTCAGTTGGCAGCCGGGTTGCAACTTAAGCCGTGGGACTATGCCTCGTTGTATTACCGCGATGAATCGATGCTATTAGGCATGGGGTTGGAACCTTACGACCTGATGCTTCAATTAATGGCCAAACGCGATGATCCGTTTTCGGGCGGGCGCACATACTACGGCCATCCATCGCTTAAACGGGACGGTTATCCAACTATTCCACACCAAAGTTCAGCCACCGGCATGCAGGCCATTCCGGCAACGGGCATGGCACACGGTATTGCCTACCTCGAATCGCAAGGATTGCTCAAAGGAAAAAATAAGCCGGTCGTATTGTGTTCATTAGGCGATGGGTCGGTAACAGAAGGTGAGGTAGCCGAGGCTTTTCAAATGGCCGTGCTTAAGAAGTTGCCAATTATTTACCTGGTACAGGACAACGACTGGGGTATTTCAGCTACCGGGTCTGAAATGCGTGCCATGGATGCGTACGACTATGCCGCAGGATTTAAAGGCATGGAACGGGTGCGAACAGATGGTTCCGATTTTGTCAACTCATACGAAGTTCTTGAAGAGGCCATTCAGTTTGTAAGAACAACACGTGCACCTATTCTTATTCATGCCAAATGCCCGCTGCTGGGGCATCATACCTCGGGCGTTCGTAAGGAATGGTATCGCGGTGACGACCTTGCTGTTCATCAGCAGGAAGATCCGTTGGTGAAACTCCATCAATATCTTATCGAGCAGGGCGTTTCTGAAAAAGAGTTGAATGCCCTAAAGAAACGAGCTGCCCTTAAGGCTGAAAGTGACTATGCGAAAGCGTTGGCTGCGACTGATCCGGATCCGGAAGATTTCAATACGCATGAGTTTGCGCCTACACCCATAATTGAGGAAAGAGGCACCCGTAAACCAAAGGGCTCAGAAAAAGTTGTGATGGTGGATGCAGCCCTGCATGCGGTAGATGAAATTTTGAAAAAACACCCCGAAGCGTTGTTCTATGGGCAGGATGTGGGGCGCAGGCTTGGCGGTGTTTTTCGTGAAGCCGCCACGCTTGCACAAAAGTATGGCGATGAACGGGTGTTTAACACACCCATCCAGGAGGCCTATATTGTCGGTTCAACAGCCGGCATGTCGGCCGTGGGGGCAAAGCCAATTGTTGAAATTCAGTTTGCCGATTACATCTGGCCGGGTATCAACCAGTTGGTTGAAGAACTTTCAAAAAGTTGTTACCTGTCAAAAGGCAAGTTCCCGGTGCAGGCGTTGATACGGGTGCCCATTGGTGCCTACGGAGGCGGGGGGCCGTACCACTCCGGTAGTGTTGAATCTGCATTACTTACTATCCGTGGTATTAAGGTGGTATACCCAAGCAACGCGGCCGATATGAAAGGACTTCTAAAAGCCTCGTTTTATGACCCGAATCCGGTTGTATTGCTTGAACATAAGGGACTGTATTGGAGTAAGGTGGCCGGCACAGCCGATGCAAGAACGGTTGAGCCGGATGAAGACTACATTATTCCTCTTGGTAAAGCCAATTCCGTGCTAAAAGCCGATAATCAAAAAATCAAATCGGGCGAAACGGTTGTTGTTATTACCTATGGCATGGGCGTTTACTGGGCCGGGCAGGCTGCCAGGAATTTTGACGGGCAGGTTGAGATAATTGATTTACGGACCCTCAATCCACTTGATTGGCAAGCCGTTGTTTCATCGGTAAAAATACATGGTCGTGTTCTGGTGTTAACAGAAGAACCGCTATTAAATTCCTTTGCCGAATCGCTTGCCGGCAGAATTCAAAAGGAATGTTTTCAATACCTTGATGCCCCGGTATGGACGCTGGGTGCAGCAAACCTTCCTGCCGTGCCGCTTAATGTTGAACTGGAAAAGATGATGCTGCCCAGCGTAGATAAAGTACAGGCGGCCCTGCGCGATTTAATAGCCTATTGAAACCTAGAATGGAAAGCCGACCCCAATATTGTAAATGACGGGTTCGCGGTTAATACCAAACGGCCCGAGGAATTTGATTTTGTTGAGTACAAAACGGTCGCCTTCCGGGCGGGCCGGGTCATACACTTTCATCCCGACATCAAACCGAAGGATGAGGAATGAAAAGTTAAAGCGGAAACCAAAACCGGTACCTATGCCGAACTCTTTATAAAATTCAGTGAGTTTAAATTGTGAATTCCCGTTTTCAACTACGTTATCATTTTCATCAAGTTTAACGCGGGGTTTAAAAGTCCATACGTTGCCTATATCAAAAAATATGGCGCCTTCAAAAAATCCAAATAATTTCCTTCGCAACTCTACGCTGTTTTCCAGCAGGATTTCTCCGGGAACTTCAAACCGGTAACTATACAAGCCGTCTTTTTCCGGGTTGGTGCTTTCATCGGGCCGGTAGCTACCGGGCCCGAGCCTTCGTGGGCGCCAGGCCCGTACACTGTTACTTCCACCGGCAAAGAAATATTTTTCGTATGGCAATGCCTGATTATCTCCATATGAATAACCCACTCCGGCATTAAACCGGAAAGCCAGGGTTGTGTTTTTATTTATAATGGTAATCCGTCTGATGTCGGCATTAAACCGGAGGTATCGAAAAGTTTGAAGGTTACGGTTTTCAATAACCGGAAAGGTATAAAGGCCTTGAAAAGTACCACCGCTTTCAACGGCCCACCGGAAATAAATTGAATTTTCTTCCAGGTTGCCGTAGTTGTTGTGATTCCACGACATGGCAAATCCGGTACTGCTTACAAATGACGGATCAAAACTAAACTTTAGGGTGTTGCCCTGGTAGACGAACAGGCTGTCCAGCAGGTTGTCAAAATCGGGCCTTAGTTTTGAGTTGATGATGCTGAGGCTGGCAAAGGTGAAGTCGAACCTGCGGATGCGGGAATTGTCCCAACTATAGGTGTAGGTAAAAGAGGTGTTCGATCGCTGGTATTCAGGGCGGTCGGTATAATTAAAACCGAGTTGGGCCTTGGTGCGGGGGTTCAGTTTACCGAACCGGTACCGGGTTTCTTCCCGGAGCGGAATAAGAAATTGTGGAAAGGTAATGGAAGCATTAATGCCGGCATCAACGCTTTGATACACGCTGCCCAGTTCGGTGGCCGCAGCAACACCCTCATAGCCGATGCGGCCGTTCATTTCGAAATTT encodes:
- a CDS encoding tungsten formylmethanofuran dehydrogenase, translating into MDELESVTKKGISKRAGIEQAVLCKAYELMCTARRMADLYDENREVCSKYVHSTSRGHEAIQLAAGLQLKPWDYASLYYRDESMLLGMGLEPYDLMLQLMAKRDDPFSGGRTYYGHPSLKRDGYPTIPHQSSATGMQAIPATGMAHGIAYLESQGLLKGKNKPVVLCSLGDGSVTEGEVAEAFQMAVLKKLPIIYLVQDNDWGISATGSEMRAMDAYDYAAGFKGMERVRTDGSDFVNSYEVLEEAIQFVRTTRAPILIHAKCPLLGHHTSGVRKEWYRGDDLAVHQQEDPLVKLHQYLIEQGVSEKELNALKKRAALKAESDYAKALAATDPDPEDFNTHEFAPTPIIEERGTRKPKGSEKVVMVDAALHAVDEILKKHPEALFYGQDVGRRLGGVFREAATLAQKYGDERVFNTPIQEAYIVGSTAGMSAVGAKPIVEIQFADYIWPGINQLVEELSKSCYLSKGKFPVQALIRVPIGAYGGGGPYHSGSVESALLTIRGIKVVYPSNAADMKGLLKASFYDPNPVVLLEHKGLYWSKVAGTADARTVEPDEDYIIPLGKANSVLKADNQKIKSGETVVVITYGMGVYWAGQAARNFDGQVEIIDLRTLNPLDWQAVVSSVKIHGRVLVLTEEPLLNSFAESLAGRIQKECFQYLDAPVWTLGAANLPAVPLNVELEKMMLPSVDKVQAALRDLIAY
- a CDS encoding DUF4249 domain-containing protein, translated to MKAVTKIALLAAAAIYWACETVVFPDLNPATPVLVVDAWITNKAESQLIKLTKTQPYFENTLPPGVSGAQVEIEDNEGNLFVFEESDTLAGLYVWTPGSGEVFGETGRTYTLRITAEGETYTSITRMGRVPPVDSITFRKEPGNQFVTDLYLAEFWATDPLESGDTYWIKTYKNSTLLNKPSELNLAYDAGFSKGGNFSGLVFIAPIRTGINPFDQDEKGSILSPYVVGDSLYVEIHSLSEASFDFLNQVALQTDRPGGFAELFATPLANVSTNINNVNPTGMKAVGFFNVAAVSGLGRKFASLDDVTDPD